TCATCACGTCCATGGGCGGCTCGATCTCGGCCGAGCACGGCATCGGCATCGAAAAGCTCGACGAGCTCAGCCACTACCGCTCGAAGACTGAGCTCGACATCATGCGTACCATCAAGCGCGCGCTCGACCCGCAGAACATCATGAATCCGGGCAAGGTGCTGCGGGTGTGATGGAGCCCGAGCACCTCGCCGCTGTCTCAGCCGCGCGGGTTGACGATGGTGTAGCCCCGCAACGAACGCGCGTGCATGCGCGTGGCATGGCCGCCCGAATTGGCGTCATAGGCCATCCACATGTCGCCGCCGAGGGGCTGCTCCAGAACGAAGACATGCCCGTGGCGCGCCGCAACCATTCCCGGCGCCGGCGACGTCCGCGGAAAACGCAGCCAGTTAGACGCGAGATTCAACTCCGGCACGATATGGCCGAACACGCGCAACGCCGCCCCACAGCCGCAGAAGGACGAGGGACAACCGGCCGGGCGGCCGCCAATGACGCGATCACCGGAGACGCTGATGGTCGTGGCGGTGTTACCCGCGTCCGTCACCGTCATTTGCGTTGCGCGATAGGCTTGCAATGACGGCCTGCGCGTCCGCTCGCGGCGCGGCTGCGCATACGAGAAGTCGCAGGGCATGGTGACGTTGCACTCAGACGCTTGAAAATTGCGAGAGGGCCGCGCTTCCGAGGCAACTGAACTAACGGCAACGAAGAAACACGCAGAAATAACTACCTTGATCATTGCAGGACTCCGGTTGGAGGGCCTGCCCCGGTCGCGAGCTACCAATATCGGTTTGGCCGAAATGGGCCAGAAACGCGGCGGAAAATGGCTGGATTTGGGTGTACCTAATCTGGATTAACTCTCCGGCGAGTGGACAGGACGCACATCGCGCAACAACCGTCATTGGCGGGCTCGTCGCAACGACAGCTCGGCGCTACGGCCGGATCGTCATGTTCTCCGGCGGTCCTGCCTTTCGCAGCGGCTCGGCGAGCCGCGCGAATTCGCAGAGCAGCGAGCGCGTCTTGCGCGGGTCGATGATCTCCTCGACCCAGAATTTCTCGGCCGAGCGGAACGGCGAGCGCAGCTTGTTGAGGCGTTCCTGGATCTCGTTGAGCTTGGCCGCCTTGTCCTCGGCCGCGTCGATGTCGGCGCGGTAGGCGGCCTCGATGCCGCCTTCGAGCGGCAGCGAGCCCCAATAGGCCGACGGCCAGGCGTAGCGGATCGAGAAACGGTCGGCCGGCTGATGCACGACGCCGGCGACGCCGAAGGCGTTGCGCAGGATCACGGTGCACCAGGGCACGGTGGTCTGGTTGACCGCGGCCATGGCGCGCACGCCATGGCGGATGGTCGCCGCCTTCTCGGCATCGAGGCCGATCATGAAGCCGGGGCAATCCATGAGATAGACGATCGGCAGATGGAAGGTCTCGGCGAAGTCGACCCAGCGCACCACCTTCTGGCAGGCATCCGCCGTCCAGGAGCCGCCATAGTGGAAGCTGTCGCTGGCGAGCAGCATCACCGCCCTGCCCTCGAGCCGCGCCAGGCCAACGATGATCGGCTTGCCGAAATTCGAGGCGACCTCGAAGAACGAGCCCTTGTCGACGACCTGGTCGATGATCGGCCGCATCTTGTAGACCTGCTTGCGGTCGCGCGGTACCGCATTCATCAGCGCCTCTTCGCTCCGCTCCGGATTGTCGGTGCAGGGCAAGGTCGGCGGCAGCTCGTAGACCGATGACGGCAGATAGGACAGGAAACGGCGCGCGCAGGCAAACGCCTCCTCCTCGGTGTCGACGGCATGATCGACCGCGCCGGCCTTGGTCTGGATGTCGGCGCCGCCGAGCTCCTCCTTCGAGAGATTCTGCCCCAGCGCCTTCACCACCGGCGGGCCTGCGACGAACATCGCGGACGTCCGGGTCATGATGGAATAGTGGCTGGCGGCCAGACGCGCCGCGCCCAGGCCCGCAACCGAGCCGAGGCCGAGAGCGACCACCGGCACGCGCGAGAGATTCTCCGTCGTGAAGCGATACCAGCGGGTGCCGCCGATGCCGCCCGGCAGATTGGCCGCGCCCTTGGTCTCGATGGTCTTGACCGAGCCGCCGCCGCCGGAGCCCTCGATGATACGGACGATGGGCAGACGGAAGTCGTGCGCCATCTCCTCCGCCATCAAGGGCTTTGCCGAGATCGACGCATCCGCCGAACCGCCGCGCACGGTGAAATCGTCGCCGACCACGACCACGGTGCGGCCGTCGACGCGTGCGCGGCCGAACACGCAGTTCGCTGGCGTCACGGTTTTCAGCTCGCCCGTGGGATCATACTCACCGATGCCGGAGACGGCACCGATCTCGTGGAAGCTGCCCTTGTCGATCAGTTTGTCGATGCGTTCCCGAACAGTCAGCCGGCCCTGGTCATGCTGTCGCTTGACCTTGTCAACGCCGCCCATCTCCCGCGCGAAGGCTTCGCGCCGGGCGAGCTCGTCGAGTTCCGGCTTCCAGTTCATTCACTCCCTCCGAATTGATCGGCTTGTTATTGTTATGCACGGCCATTGCGACCGGTTTGCGCGAGATGCGGTTGGCGAAGACGTCGCCTTCCGCGCCCTCCATCAGGCTGCCGAGCGAACGGCCGAGCGCCACCATCAGCGGCGCGACTTCGGCATGCAGACGCTGCTCGTCATACATCGCCGAGAGAAGGCCGATCGTGACGACCACGAAGGTCTGATACTGCGGCGACCAGATCGGCACCGCGAGCCCGTTGATGTGCGGACTCCACAGGCCGCAGGCCGTGACATAGCCGCGCTCGCGCAGCGACTGCCGGTTGGCCTCGATGCGGGGCCGCAGGATTTTTGCAGCCTCCGGCGCTTCGCGCTCCATTTCCGCGATGTAGGCATCGCCGACTTCCGGCGACAAGGCCGCGGTGTAGGCCGCGCCCGCAGCCGTGGAGGCCATCGAGATGCGGCTGCCGGTGCCTTCGTGCAGACCAAGCGCAGAGGCAGAACGCGCGAACTGGAGATAGACGAGATGGAAGCGATCGGGCACGACGAAGCCGACGGTGCCGGGCAATTGCTCGGCGACTTCCTGCAACCGCTGGCGGATCATGCTGCGCAGCTGCGCGCCCTTCATCATCGAGGCGCTCATCGCCACCGCGCTCGGTCCGATCCGATATTTCTGATCGCGCGGCAGATAGACCAGCTGGCCCATGCGCGTCAGCGTGTGCGTAAGCCGCGACACTGTCGAGCGGGGCAAGCCGCAGCGATTTGAAATCTCGAGATTGCCGAGCCTGCTATCGTGGCCCTCGAAGCATCGCAACACGTCGAACGCGCGCGACACCACCTGGATGACATCACCCTCACCGGCATCGCCAGCGAGTGCACCTTGCCTACTCAACCGCTCCGAACGTCGTCCCATGATCCCTACCGTCTGTTCCGCTCTGCGGAATTAAATTCCGCTTGCAGACGACGCTACCTCAGGCATTTTGCCACCACAACAAAAAGGCGGTGGCATGCCAGAAATTAAGATCGTCACGGAGGTTGCCGGTCGCATCTGCGCAACTCCCGTGCAAGTTGGAGGAACCGTCGGCGATGGCGATGACGTTGTGGTCGTCGAAGCCATGAAGATGGAGATACCGGTGCCGGCGCCTGCATCAGGAACGCTCACATCACTGCTCGTGAAGATCGACGACCTCGTTGCCGAAGGTCAGACAATCGCGATCGTCGCGAGCTGAGCACGCGCCGCCTGCGGCCTCTCATCCGCGACAATCTGAAACAGATGATATTGCGCTTCTGCGCGGCGTCTTGCGTTCGGGCGTTACGGCGGACCATGGCGCTGGCGGGTTGCGCGTGCCCTGATTGCGTTGCACAAGGGAGCCGATGATAGCGCAACCGCCGCCCGCCTCCGCCTGGACCCGCTCGAAGCCGCCGCTGCTGCGGTTTCTCGACACGTGCCTCAATGAATTCTCCGCGGAGACTTCAGGCGCGGTCGCCGACTACATTCCCGAGCTGAGCAAGGCCGACCCAGCCTGTTTCGGCATCAGCCTCGCCACCCTCGACGGCCATGTCTACGAGGTCGGCGACAGCCGGGTGCCCTTCACCATCCAGTCGATGTCGAAGCCGTTCGTGTTCGCCCTGGCGCTGGATCTTCTGGGTGCAGGCAAGGTCGAGAGCGCGATCGGTGTCGAGCCCTCGGGCGATCCCTTCAACTCGATCCGGCTCAACTCCGAAAACCATCCGTTCAACCCGATGGTCAATGCCGGCGCAATCGCCTGCACCGGGCTGATCCATGCCAGCAAGGGCACTGACGCTTTCGAGCAGATCCGGCTCGCGCTCAGCCGGTTTGCCGGGCGCGATCTCGCCGTGGACGAGGCCGTGTACACGTCGGAAAGCCAGACCGGCGACCGCAACCGCGCGATCGGCTATCTGCTGAAGA
This portion of the Bradyrhizobium diazoefficiens genome encodes:
- a CDS encoding acyl-CoA carboxylase subunit beta, yielding MNWKPELDELARREAFAREMGGVDKVKRQHDQGRLTVRERIDKLIDKGSFHEIGAVSGIGEYDPTGELKTVTPANCVFGRARVDGRTVVVVGDDFTVRGGSADASISAKPLMAEEMAHDFRLPIVRIIEGSGGGGSVKTIETKGAANLPGGIGGTRWYRFTTENLSRVPVVALGLGSVAGLGAARLAASHYSIMTRTSAMFVAGPPVVKALGQNLSKEELGGADIQTKAGAVDHAVDTEEEAFACARRFLSYLPSSVYELPPTLPCTDNPERSEEALMNAVPRDRKQVYKMRPIIDQVVDKGSFFEVASNFGKPIIVGLARLEGRAVMLLASDSFHYGGSWTADACQKVVRWVDFAETFHLPIVYLMDCPGFMIGLDAEKAATIRHGVRAMAAVNQTTVPWCTVILRNAFGVAGVVHQPADRFSIRYAWPSAYWGSLPLEGGIEAAYRADIDAAEDKAAKLNEIQERLNKLRSPFRSAEKFWVEEIIDPRKTRSLLCEFARLAEPLRKAGPPENMTIRP
- a CDS encoding IclR family transcriptional regulator, which gives rise to MGRRSERLSRQGALAGDAGEGDVIQVVSRAFDVLRCFEGHDSRLGNLEISNRCGLPRSTVSRLTHTLTRMGQLVYLPRDQKYRIGPSAVAMSASMMKGAQLRSMIRQRLQEVAEQLPGTVGFVVPDRFHLVYLQFARSASALGLHEGTGSRISMASTAAGAAYTAALSPEVGDAYIAEMEREAPEAAKILRPRIEANRQSLRERGYVTACGLWSPHINGLAVPIWSPQYQTFVVVTIGLLSAMYDEQRLHAEVAPLMVALGRSLGSLMEGAEGDVFANRISRKPVAMAVHNNNKPINSEGVNELEAGTRRARPARSLRAGDGRR
- a CDS encoding biotin/lipoyl-containing protein translates to MPEIKIVTEVAGRICATPVQVGGTVGDGDDVVVVEAMKMEIPVPAPASGTLTSLLVKIDDLVAEGQTIAIVAS